From a single Microbacterium murale genomic region:
- the frr gene encoding ribosome recycling factor: MIADVLAETTSRMTRAVEAAKEDFATVRTGRANPQMFQKVMVDYYGSPTPLAQLASLANPEARSLLITPYDKSALKAIEQAIRDMPNLGANPTNDGNVVRVTMPELTAERRKEYVKIVRSKGEDAKVHVRGIRRKSKDELDALKSDVGEDEIARGEKELDALTRQHVDLIDDALKRKETELLEV; this comes from the coding sequence GTGATCGCGGATGTCCTCGCTGAAACCACCTCCCGCATGACACGTGCGGTCGAAGCCGCCAAAGAGGACTTCGCCACGGTCCGCACCGGGCGCGCGAACCCGCAGATGTTCCAGAAGGTGATGGTGGACTACTACGGTTCGCCTACGCCGCTGGCGCAGCTCGCGTCCCTCGCGAACCCCGAAGCGCGTTCGCTCCTGATCACGCCGTACGACAAGTCCGCGCTCAAGGCCATCGAACAGGCGATCCGAGACATGCCGAACCTCGGCGCCAACCCCACGAACGACGGCAATGTCGTGCGTGTGACGATGCCCGAGCTGACCGCGGAACGTCGCAAGGAGTACGTCAAGATCGTGCGTTCGAAGGGTGAGGACGCGAAGGTTCACGTGCGCGGCATCCGTCGCAAGTCGAAGGACGAACTCGATGCGCTCAAGAGCGACGTCGGCGAAGACGAGATCGCGCGCGGTGAGAAAGAACTCGACGCTCTCACGCGTCAGCACGTCGATCTCATCGATGACGCCCTCAAGCGCAAAGAGACAGAGCTGCTCGAGGTATAA
- the pyrH gene encoding UMP kinase: MTERTGRRRVLLKLSGEAFGAGQLGVNPDVVGQIARDIAAAVDQVEIAIVVGGGNFFRGAELSQRGMDRGRADYMGMLGTVMNALALQDFLEQAGAATRVQSAISMTQVAEPYIPRRAERHLEKGRVVIFGAGAGLPYFSTDTVAAQRALEIGADEVLVAKNGVDAIYTADPNKDTTATRIEQVTYRDALQRGLKVVDSTAFSLCMDNNMDMRVFGMEPEGNVTRALLGEPIGTRVSA, translated from the coding sequence ATGACTGAACGCACAGGACGCCGACGCGTCCTACTCAAGCTCTCCGGCGAAGCCTTCGGAGCAGGACAGCTGGGTGTGAACCCGGACGTCGTCGGTCAGATCGCGCGTGATATCGCCGCAGCGGTCGATCAGGTCGAGATCGCGATCGTGGTCGGCGGCGGCAACTTCTTCCGTGGTGCAGAACTGAGCCAGCGTGGGATGGACCGCGGCCGCGCCGACTACATGGGCATGCTCGGCACGGTCATGAACGCCTTGGCCCTCCAGGACTTCCTCGAGCAGGCCGGGGCGGCCACGCGCGTTCAGTCGGCGATCTCGATGACCCAGGTCGCGGAACCGTACATCCCGCGTCGCGCGGAGCGGCACCTGGAGAAGGGCCGCGTCGTGATCTTCGGCGCCGGTGCGGGTCTGCCGTATTTCTCGACTGACACCGTCGCAGCGCAGCGGGCATTGGAGATCGGAGCAGACGAGGTGCTCGTGGCCAAGAATGGTGTGGATGCCATCTACACGGCCGACCCGAACAAGGACACCACCGCCACTCGCATCGAGCAGGTCACCTACCGTGACGCGCTTCAGCGCGGCCTCAAGGTCGTCGACTCGACGGCGTTCAGCCTCTGCATGGACAACAACATGGACATGCGCGTGTTCGGCATGGAGCCCGAGGGCAACGTGACCCGTGCGCTCCTCGGCGAGCCGATCGGCACACGCGTCTCCGCCTGA
- the tsf gene encoding translation elongation factor Ts, translating to MANFTIADIKALRDQLGTGMVDTKKALEEAEGDREKAVEILRLKGAKGNAKRADRSTSEGLVVAREQDGSVTLIELACETDFVAKNERFIALADKVADAVAAAKANTVEDALAAPAGSQSVGELISEEAAIIGEKVELRQVRTISGDSVEVYLHRTSKDLPPQIGVVVAYSGDDAVTARSIAQHISFANPSYLDRDTVPAEAVEKEREIVTEISRNEGKPEAALPKIVEGRVSAFIKQVALLEQDYAKDNKLSVAQVAKDAGITVTDFARFKVGA from the coding sequence ATGGCCAACTTCACCATCGCTGACATCAAGGCGCTGCGCGATCAGCTCGGCACCGGAATGGTCGACACCAAGAAGGCACTCGAAGAGGCCGAGGGCGACCGCGAGAAGGCTGTCGAGATCCTTCGACTCAAGGGTGCGAAGGGCAACGCGAAGCGCGCTGACCGTTCCACCAGCGAAGGCCTTGTCGTCGCTCGTGAGCAGGACGGCAGCGTCACGCTGATCGAACTCGCATGCGAGACCGACTTCGTCGCGAAGAACGAGCGCTTCATCGCGCTGGCCGACAAGGTCGCCGATGCCGTGGCCGCCGCCAAGGCGAACACGGTCGAGGACGCACTCGCTGCGCCCGCCGGCAGCCAGAGCGTCGGTGAGCTGATCTCGGAAGAGGCAGCCATCATCGGTGAGAAGGTCGAGCTGCGCCAGGTGCGCACGATCTCCGGCGATTCCGTCGAGGTCTACCTGCACCGCACCAGCAAAGATCTGCCGCCGCAGATCGGTGTCGTCGTCGCCTACAGCGGTGACGACGCGGTGACTGCGCGCAGCATCGCTCAGCACATCTCGTTCGCCAACCCGTCGTACCTCGACCGGGACACGGTTCCGGCCGAGGCCGTCGAGAAGGAGCGGGAGATCGTCACCGAGATCTCGCGCAACGAGGGCAAGCCCGAGGCTGCTCTGCCGAAGATCGTCGAAGGCCGGGTGTCTGCGTTCATCAAGCAGGTCGCACTGCTCGAGCAGGACTACGCCAAGGACAACAAGCTCTCTGTCGCCCAGGTGGCGAAGGACGCCGGTATCACCGTGACGGACTTCGCGCGCTTCAAGGTCGGCGCGTAG
- the rpsB gene encoding 30S ribosomal protein S2 has product MAVVTIRQLLDSGVHFGHQTRRWNPKVKRFILTERSGIHIIDLQQSLGYIDSAYDFVKETVAHGGTILFVGTKKQAQEILAEQATRVGQPFVNQRWLGGLLTNFQTISKRLARMKELEELDYEVPANSGFTKKELLLKKRELDKLHKSLGGIRNLTKTPSALWVVDAKREHLAIDEAKKLGIPVIGILDTNADPDDFQYPIPGNDDAIRSVSLLTRIIADAAAEGLQQKHNPESGDAEPLAEWEKELLETPAEGAEAPAAEATEAAAEEASAAEATEAAAEEAPAAEATEAAAEEAPAAEATEAPAEEAPAADADAAK; this is encoded by the coding sequence ATGGCTGTGGTCACCATCCGCCAGCTGCTCGACAGCGGCGTGCACTTCGGACACCAGACCCGTCGGTGGAACCCGAAGGTCAAGCGCTTCATCCTCACCGAGCGCAGCGGCATCCACATCATCGACCTCCAGCAGTCGCTGGGCTACATCGACAGCGCCTACGACTTCGTCAAGGAGACGGTCGCCCATGGCGGCACCATCCTCTTCGTCGGCACCAAGAAGCAGGCTCAGGAGATCCTGGCCGAGCAGGCCACGCGCGTCGGCCAGCCCTTCGTGAACCAGCGCTGGCTCGGTGGACTCCTCACCAACTTCCAGACGATCTCCAAGCGTCTCGCACGCATGAAGGAGCTCGAGGAACTCGACTACGAGGTCCCGGCCAACAGCGGCTTCACCAAGAAGGAGCTCCTGCTCAAGAAGCGCGAACTCGACAAGCTGCACAAGTCGCTCGGCGGTATCCGCAACCTGACCAAGACGCCTTCCGCTCTGTGGGTCGTCGACGCCAAGCGCGAGCACCTCGCCATCGACGAGGCCAAGAAGCTCGGCATCCCCGTGATCGGCATCCTCGACACGAACGCCGACCCGGATGACTTCCAGTACCCGATCCCCGGCAACGACGACGCGATCCGCTCCGTCTCGCTGCTGACACGCATCATCGCCGACGCAGCGGCCGAGGGCCTGCAGCAGAAGCACAACCCCGAGTCGGGCGATGCGGAACCGCTGGCCGAGTGGGAGAAGGAACTTCTCGAGACGCCTGCTGAGGGTGCCGAGGCTCCTGCTGCTGAGGCGACCGAGGCTGCTGCTGAAGAGGCCTCTGCTGCTGAGGCGACCGAGGCTGCTGCTGAAGAGGCTCCCGCCGCTGAGGCGACCGAGGCTGCTGCTGAAGAGGCTCCCGCTGCTGAGGCGACCGAGGCACCTGCTGAAGAGGCTCCGGCCGCTGACGCCGACGCTGCCAAGTAA
- a CDS encoding M23 family metallopeptidase, whose translation MRVRSSIPARRPIILLLLLALFPGTAPAPPTPDPAWVWPVDGPREVTSPFRAPAHDYGPGHRGLDMSAPVGAVVHAPADGIVAFRGVVVDRPLLTIDHGDGIVTTLEPVDSTLTPGAPVTRGEEIGTVANGGHSPDDQLHLGVRYNDVYVNPMLMFGDVPRAILLPCCAASSAISSHDRSSVFTHEGGRVGRSL comes from the coding sequence ATGCGAGTCAGGAGCAGCATCCCAGCGCGGAGACCCATCATTCTCCTCCTGCTGCTCGCCCTGTTCCCCGGCACCGCGCCAGCGCCGCCGACACCGGACCCGGCTTGGGTATGGCCCGTCGACGGCCCGCGCGAAGTCACCTCCCCGTTCCGCGCTCCGGCGCACGACTACGGTCCGGGACACCGTGGCCTCGATATGTCCGCCCCTGTCGGCGCCGTCGTGCACGCCCCGGCAGACGGGATCGTCGCCTTTCGCGGAGTGGTGGTGGACCGGCCATTGCTCACGATCGACCACGGCGACGGGATCGTGACGACGTTGGAACCTGTGGATTCGACGCTGACGCCCGGCGCGCCGGTCACCAGAGGCGAAGAGATCGGAACTGTCGCGAACGGAGGTCACTCACCGGACGATCAGCTGCACCTGGGCGTGCGGTACAACGACGTCTACGTCAATCCGATGCTGATGTTCGGCGACGTGCCACGGGCGATCCTTCTCCCCTGTTGCGCGGCAAGCAGCGCGATCTCCAGCCATGACCGGTCGAGCGTCTTCACGCACGAGGGTGGGCGAGTCGGTAGGTCGCTGTGA